Part of the Desulfuromonas sp. genome is shown below.
CAAGAAAAAACTTTTCCCAAAAATTGGAGGAGAAACCATGTTCCAAGGATCGATGGTCGCCATCGTCACCCCCTTTAAGGCCGACGGCAGTTTTGACGAGGAAGCCTTCCGCCAGTTGATCGAATTCCAGATCGAGAGCGGAACCGATGTCATCGTCCCGTGCGGCACCACCGGTGAATCTGCTACACTCGATTTCAAAGAACACGACTACGTTATCAAAACCTGTATCGATCAGGTCAAAAAGCGGGTTCAGGTCATTGCCGGCACCGGCGCCAACAATACAGCCGAAGCGATCCATCTGTCGCTTAACGCCAGACAGATGGGCGCTGACGGTCTGTTGCTGGTCTGCCCTTATTACAATAAGCCGTCACAGGAAGGGATTTACCAACACTACAAAAAGCTTTCCGAGGAAGTCGCTCTTCCGCAGGTATTATACAATGTCCCGGGTCGGACCGGAGTCAATATGACCTCTGACACGACGGTCCGCCTGTCCGAATTTGACAACATTGTTGCGATAAAGGAAGCTTCCGGAAGCCTGACCCAGGTGTCGGAGATTCTGGCCAGAGCCGGAGAAAAAATAGATGTCCTTTCGGGCGACGATTTCCTGACCTTTCCGATGATGGCCTGCGGAGCGAAAGGGGTTATCTCGGTGTCTGCCAACGCCATCCCGGAACGGGTCAAGGCAATGACAGCCGCGGCGCTTGACGGCAAGTGGGACCAGGCACGCAAGATGCACCTGGCACTGCTCGAGTTTCATACCGCCATGTTCATCGAATCAAATCCGGTACCGGTCAAGACAACTCTGGAATTGATGGGCAAAATAAGGTCCGACGTTCGCCAGCCGCTTGTTGCCATGGGTGATGACACCCTGGCCAAGTTGAAGGACGTTCTTAAGAGATATCAGGTCATCTGAGGAAAATCGTTATGACGCGTATTGCAGTCACTGGAGCGGCCGGCCGCATGGGTGGTCGCATTATCACCCTGGTTACCGAAGCCGCGGGCCTCGAAATCGCTGGTGCGGTTGAAGCTACAGGCCACCCGCGGATCGGCGAGGATGCAGGATACGTTGCCGGTTGCGGTGATCTTGGCGTCAAGATCACCGGATCGCTTGAAGAGGCACTGGCCAAGGCCGACGTGCTGATTGATTTCACCTGGCCGGAAGTCACCCTGGCCAATATTGCCACTTGTGAAAAGCTCGGCAAGAAAATGGTTGTCGGCACCACCGGACTCACGCCGGAACAACGCGAGGTTATTTTCAAGGCAGCAGAAAACATTCCGGTGGTCTTTGCCCCGAACATGTCGGTCGGCGTCAATGTCTGCTTCAAGATCCTGAAGGATATTGCTAAAACCCTCGGCGACGGATTTGATGTCGAGATTGTCGAGCTGCATCACAACAAGAAGAAAGACTCACCCTCGGGAACCGCCGTTAAAATGGGTGAAATCGTTGCCGATGCCCTAGACCGTAACTACGACCAGGTTGCCAACTATCACCGTCAGGGAATGTGCGGAGAACGGACCAGGGATG
Proteins encoded:
- a CDS encoding 4-hydroxy-tetrahydrodipicolinate synthase yields the protein MFQGSMVAIVTPFKADGSFDEEAFRQLIEFQIESGTDVIVPCGTTGESATLDFKEHDYVIKTCIDQVKKRVQVIAGTGANNTAEAIHLSLNARQMGADGLLLVCPYYNKPSQEGIYQHYKKLSEEVALPQVLYNVPGRTGVNMTSDTTVRLSEFDNIVAIKEASGSLTQVSEILARAGEKIDVLSGDDFLTFPMMACGAKGVISVSANAIPERVKAMTAAALDGKWDQARKMHLALLEFHTAMFIESNPVPVKTTLELMGKIRSDVRQPLVAMGDDTLAKLKDVLKRYQVI
- a CDS encoding 4-hydroxy-tetrahydrodipicolinate reductase, encoding MTRIAVTGAAGRMGGRIITLVTEAAGLEIAGAVEATGHPRIGEDAGYVAGCGDLGVKITGSLEEALAKADVLIDFTWPEVTLANIATCEKLGKKMVVGTTGLTPEQREVIFKAAENIPVVFAPNMSVGVNVCFKILKDIAKTLGDGFDVEIVELHHNKKKDSPSGTAVKMGEIVADALDRNYDQVANYHRQGMCGERTRDEIGMQTVRGGDIVGEHTVYFVGMGERIELTHRAMSRDMFARGAVRAAGWLDDKGPGLYDMQKVLGLE